The following is a genomic window from Chitinophaga caseinilytica.
GCTCAGTTATACCGAGCGGATCAGGGCTGCCGCTGTCGCCGACGGAGCGGACGCTGTATTGCTCCGGGCGCGTGAGCAGCTCATGGCCGGTGCGAGCCAACTGAAGCTCATGGCAGGAGGGGGCGTCAGCTCCATGTACGACCCGCTCGATGTGGCCCAATATACGGAAGCGGAGTTCCATGCGGCGGTGGAAGCGGCGGAAAACTGGGGAACGTACGTTACCGTGCATGCCTACACGCCGAAAGCGATGCAGATCGCCATCAAAGCGGGCGTGAAATGTATCGAGCACGGGCAGCTGGCTGACGAGGCTACTGCGAAGCTGATCGCCGAAAAAGGGATATGGTGGTCTTTGCAACCGTTCATTGACGATGAAGACAGCAATCCGCAAACCGGCGAAAACCGTGAGAAGCAGCTCGAAATGTACGGCGGAACGGATAATGCTTATGCACTCGCAAAGAAATACAAAGTGAAGCTGGCCTGGGGAACGGATGCGCTCTTCAACGCGAAAAATGCCCGGCGGCAGGGAGCCCGGCTCGTAGCCATGACGCGCTGGTTCAAGCCTGTGGAGATCCTCCAGATGGCTACAAAAAACAATGGCGAACTGCTGGCGCTTTCCGGTAAGCGGAGCCCGTACAAAGGCAAGCTGGGCGTGCTGGAAGAAGGGGCGCTGGCCGATATGATCCTCGTGAACGGCGATCCGATACAGGATATCAAGCTGCTGGCAGACCCGGAAAAGAACCTCTCGCTGATCATGAAAGACGGTATCATCTATAAGAACCTGCTGGCGCAAAAGTAATCTGTCGCATTTTACCCCTTTTTTGGCTGAAACGTACGCGGTTCAACCGGCGGATGCGTGTTAGCTTTGTGTCAGACAATCACGCAAAAAATCTGACCCATGAAACCTAACACGATCAAAATTATTTACTGGACCTCGACCGTAATATTCGCGCTGCTGATGCTGATGGATGGCTATGGCGGCATTTCCCGCCAGCAAGCCGGCGTGGAGATCATGCAGCACCTGGGATACCCCGTATACTTCCTGAGCATCGTGGGCGTAGCGAAAAT
Proteins encoded in this region:
- a CDS encoding amidohydrolase family protein, producing the protein MKWIISALALIAPGIMLGQERPQPVTLINNVRIFTGKDAAPFTGNLLVTGNVITKISTGPIATDRSMNTTIIEGNGQFLMPGLIDAHYHCMFANVTQVMVMAKDYGFVVLMAAMNAREALMRGFTSVRDMGGPIFGLKDAIDAGATPGPRIWPSGAFISQTGGHGDFRLPYEVPRAENEPLSYTERIRAAAVADGADAVLLRAREQLMAGASQLKLMAGGGVSSMYDPLDVAQYTEAEFHAAVEAAENWGTYVTVHAYTPKAMQIAIKAGVKCIEHGQLADEATAKLIAEKGIWWSLQPFIDDEDSNPQTGENREKQLEMYGGTDNAYALAKKYKVKLAWGTDALFNAKNARRQGARLVAMTRWFKPVEILQMATKNNGELLALSGKRSPYKGKLGVLEEGALADMILVNGDPIQDIKLLADPEKNLSLIMKDGIIYKNLLAQK